One segment of Haloplanus natans DSM 17983 DNA contains the following:
- a CDS encoding DUF402 domain-containing protein, which yields MNVRCRGIYTTALTRRFLDAGHDVVSASDPIRERFDADFGTDPHDVTVETTDDRQGVGVAGAPDAVSRAVGMLDPTRDTFAWASPAPRDAVFDARITETLGSGAVCDLGDAEGFLPFGSVDAHVEVGDDVRVQVSESAAPWVDRRPVLDGGVCARAGPATLVRGESGITVDSYDDEAGRELAGMTDLLGIDPPDGWGLVWADAATEADMGALETALKRAVEHAETLESALDGPVDAPRSLAAPAATTWVWFGREARFALDEDRRAVTPTMTGHHRIKAASTEASRAVDFVEALGSHDGDFAFEAVTDTFGPVAGDHVRLDHGKPDGRRIVLGRAEVTDRDADGTLTLRREMTAGGTYDALGVDREAGDVAITKVREGRWWYPTVYRDADGARKGTYVNVCTPVECFPDAVRYVDLHVDVVKGPDGEVRRVDDDELDDAVGAGQVSAPLAEKARSVATSLEGAL from the coding sequence ATGAACGTCCGCTGTCGCGGTATCTACACGACTGCGCTCACGCGCCGCTTTCTCGACGCCGGACACGACGTGGTGTCGGCGTCCGATCCGATCCGCGAGCGCTTCGACGCCGACTTCGGGACCGATCCCCACGACGTGACCGTCGAGACGACCGACGACCGGCAGGGCGTCGGCGTGGCCGGCGCGCCCGACGCCGTCTCCCGGGCGGTCGGGATGCTCGACCCGACCCGCGACACCTTCGCGTGGGCGTCGCCCGCGCCCCGCGACGCCGTCTTCGACGCCCGCATCACCGAGACGCTGGGGAGTGGCGCCGTCTGTGACCTGGGCGACGCCGAGGGCTTTCTCCCCTTCGGGAGCGTCGACGCCCACGTCGAAGTCGGCGACGACGTTCGCGTCCAGGTGTCCGAGTCGGCGGCGCCGTGGGTCGACCGCCGGCCCGTCCTCGACGGCGGCGTGTGCGCCCGCGCCGGCCCGGCGACGCTCGTTCGCGGCGAGTCCGGCATCACCGTCGATAGCTACGACGACGAGGCGGGACGGGAACTCGCGGGCATGACCGACCTCCTCGGCATCGATCCGCCCGACGGGTGGGGGTTGGTGTGGGCGGACGCCGCCACCGAGGCCGACATGGGGGCCTTGGAGACTGCCTTGAAGCGGGCAGTCGAGCACGCCGAGACGCTGGAGTCGGCTCTCGACGGTCCAGTCGACGCCCCCCGCAGCCTCGCCGCCCCCGCCGCGACGACGTGGGTGTGGTTCGGCCGCGAGGCGCGCTTTGCCCTCGACGAGGACCGCCGGGCGGTGACGCCGACGATGACCGGCCACCACCGGATCAAGGCCGCCTCCACCGAAGCGAGCCGCGCCGTCGACTTCGTGGAGGCGCTTGGCTCCCACGACGGCGACTTCGCCTTCGAGGCCGTCACCGACACCTTCGGCCCCGTCGCGGGCGACCACGTCCGTCTCGACCACGGCAAACCCGACGGTCGGCGGATCGTTCTCGGGCGCGCCGAGGTGACCGACCGCGACGCCGACGGCACGCTCACCCTCCGACGCGAGATGACCGCCGGCGGCACCTACGACGCCCTCGGCGTCGACCGTGAAGCCGGCGACGTAGCGATCACCAAGGTCCGCGAGGGGCGGTGGTGGTATCCGACCGTCTACCGCGACGCCGACGGGGCGCGCAAGGGCACCTACGTCAACGTCTGTACGCCCGTGGAGTGTTTCCCCGACGCCGTCCGCTACGTCGACCTCCACGTCGACGTGGTGAAGGGTCCTGACGGCGAGGTGCGCCGGGTCGACGACGACGAACTCGACGATGCCGTCGGTGCCGGACAGGTGTCGGCGCCGCTCGCCGAGAAGGCACGATCGGTCGCGACGAGTCTGGAAGGCGCGCTCTAG
- a CDS encoding ROK family protein, translating to MAVYLGVDLGATTIRAVVGDRAGRVAGAGRRPTPQGPTGVAVTDAVLDAVRDACADAGVDPEATVAAGIGAIGPLDRGAGATVAPANLPDVDRVSLTGPLRTLVSTDRISLHNDATAGAIGERFFGDGEENLVYLTLSTGIGAGAVVDGHVLSGWGGNAAEVGHVTVDPDGRPCGCGGKGHWEAYCGGANVPEYARDMHDGEATRLDLATADAAAVFDADAAGDDFARRVVDRIGRWNAVGVAMVVHAYAPRVVAVGGGIARNNPERILGPIREGLSAHVHVASTPEIRLTDRDGDAVVRGALASAITGGTGDPADR from the coding sequence ATGGCGGTGTATCTCGGCGTCGACCTCGGCGCGACGACGATTCGGGCCGTCGTCGGCGACCGTGCCGGCCGCGTCGCCGGCGCGGGCCGACGACCGACGCCGCAGGGACCCACCGGCGTCGCCGTCACCGACGCGGTCCTCGACGCCGTCCGCGACGCGTGTGCCGACGCCGGTGTCGACCCCGAAGCCACCGTCGCCGCGGGGATCGGTGCCATCGGACCGCTGGATCGCGGCGCAGGCGCGACGGTCGCCCCCGCGAACCTGCCCGACGTGGATCGGGTGTCGCTCACCGGCCCGCTACGGACGCTCGTCTCGACCGACCGGATCTCCCTGCACAACGACGCGACGGCCGGCGCCATCGGCGAGCGCTTCTTCGGCGACGGCGAGGAGAACCTCGTCTACCTCACGCTCTCGACGGGTATCGGCGCGGGCGCCGTCGTCGACGGGCACGTCCTCTCCGGGTGGGGCGGCAACGCCGCCGAAGTGGGCCACGTGACGGTCGACCCCGACGGCCGGCCCTGTGGCTGCGGGGGTAAGGGACACTGGGAGGCGTACTGTGGCGGCGCGAACGTGCCGGAATACGCCCGCGACATGCACGACGGCGAGGCGACGCGGCTCGACCTCGCGACCGCCGACGCCGCGGCGGTGTTCGATGCCGACGCTGCGGGCGATGACTTCGCCCGACGGGTCGTCGACCGGATCGGACGGTGGAACGCCGTCGGCGTCGCGATGGTCGTCCACGCCTACGCGCCGCGGGTCGTCGCCGTCGGCGGCGGCATCGCGCGCAACAACCCCGAGCGAATCCTCGGGCCGATCCGCGAGGGGCTGTCGGCGCACGTCCACGTGGCGTCGACCCCCGAGATACGGCTCACGGACCGGGACGGGGACGCGGTCGTCAGGGGGGCGCTCGCGAGCGCGATCACGGGTGGCACGGGCGACCCCGCGGACCGCTAG
- a CDS encoding universal stress protein, with protein MAVETLLVAIGPKDYDRVERLAEETIDIATPTGADVVLAHAFTQDGFDEARSNLHFDDATPGQVATHSATIRDLEDVLEAADVEYTVRGAVGDPGETMVEVAETVDADIVVVGGRGRSPAGKAIFGSVAQTIMLDAPCPTLYVRTGTE; from the coding sequence ATGGCCGTAGAGACACTCCTCGTCGCCATCGGACCGAAGGATTACGACCGCGTCGAACGCCTCGCCGAAGAGACCATCGACATCGCGACGCCGACCGGCGCCGACGTGGTCCTCGCGCACGCGTTCACCCAGGATGGGTTCGATGAAGCGCGGTCGAACCTCCACTTCGACGACGCGACGCCGGGGCAGGTGGCGACACACAGCGCGACGATCCGTGATCTCGAAGACGTACTGGAGGCGGCCGATGTCGAGTATACGGTCCGTGGTGCGGTCGGTGACCCCGGCGAGACGATGGTCGAGGTGGCAGAAACCGTCGACGCCGACATCGTCGTCGTCGGCGGGCGGGGGCGCTCGCCGGCCGGCAAGGCCATCTTCGGGAGCGTCGCGCAGACGATCATGCTCGACGCCCCGTGTCCGACCCTCTACGTCCGCACCGGTACGGAGTAG
- a CDS encoding SDR family NAD(P)-dependent oxidoreductase, producing the protein MLTTDLSDRVALVTGSAKGVGREFALSMAEAGASVAVHYHTSAEAARATAAVAREASGEATTVQGDVTDPDDVDAMFDAVEAALGSVDILVNNVGDFAPRHWEKLTFETWNRVLGTNLNGTYLCSKRALPAMREAAFGRIVNVGYAGTEKALVYPKNFPYLVAKTGVIMFTRMLANDTTSDGITVNCISPYVVENSDEFPDEAPRGRWASFDDLRQVLFFFLDSDSDYVSGENVEVDGGWIPEAL; encoded by the coding sequence ATGCTCACGACGGATCTCTCCGACCGGGTGGCCCTGGTGACGGGGAGCGCGAAGGGTGTCGGCCGCGAGTTCGCCCTCTCGATGGCCGAGGCGGGCGCGTCGGTCGCGGTGCATTACCACACGAGCGCCGAGGCGGCGCGCGCGACGGCCGCCGTCGCCCGCGAGGCAAGCGGCGAGGCGACGACGGTGCAAGGCGACGTGACCGATCCCGACGACGTGGACGCGATGTTCGACGCGGTCGAAGCGGCTCTCGGGTCGGTCGACATCCTCGTCAACAACGTCGGCGACTTCGCCCCCCGTCACTGGGAAAAACTCACGTTCGAGACGTGGAATCGCGTCCTCGGGACGAACCTCAACGGGACCTACCTCTGCTCGAAACGCGCCCTGCCCGCGATGCGCGAGGCCGCGTTCGGCCGCATCGTCAACGTCGGCTACGCGGGAACCGAGAAGGCGCTGGTCTACCCGAAGAACTTCCCGTATCTCGTCGCGAAAACGGGCGTCATCATGTTCACGCGGATGCTCGCGAACGACACCACATCCGACGGCATCACCGTCAACTGCATCTCGCCGTACGTCGTCGAGAACTCGGACGAGTTCCCCGACGAGGCGCCACGTGGGCGGTGGGCCTCCTTCGACGACCTGCGGCAGGTGCTCTTTTTTTTCCTCGATTCGGACAGCGACTACGTGAGCGGCGAGAACGTGGAAGTCGACGGCGGGTGGATTCCGGAGGCGCTGTAG
- a CDS encoding DUF5611 family protein, translated as MKEYKMRRGETLAENAPDLKGTVEGYFGPVTGTEEYKGSDLYVVGDPDNPVFERIVAGAVEYSGKKDKLGVHFEEKPAAQVIEEGHADAAEDAVSAKNDFLLEVTGRDAKSRRDSMKRSVEDDPDDVPEA; from the coding sequence ATGAAGGAGTACAAGATGCGTCGTGGGGAGACGTTAGCGGAGAACGCGCCTGATCTGAAAGGGACCGTCGAGGGGTACTTCGGCCCCGTCACGGGCACGGAGGAGTACAAGGGAAGCGACCTCTACGTCGTCGGCGACCCCGACAACCCGGTCTTCGAGCGCATCGTCGCCGGCGCCGTCGAGTACAGCGGGAAAAAGGACAAACTCGGCGTCCACTTCGAGGAGAAGCCGGCGGCCCAGGTCATCGAGGAGGGCCACGCCGACGCCGCCGAGGACGCCGTCAGCGCGAAAAACGACTTCCTGCTCGAAGTGACGGGCCGCGATGCCAAGTCGCGCCGCGACTCGATGAAACGCTCCGTCGAGGACGACCCCGACGACGTGCCCGAGGCGTAG
- a CDS encoding DUF7093 family protein, whose product MGLRCLLGHEYANREVEREREERGDEVVVTYRTVETCDRCGERRVVSENKEVRPIRNPRNEDVTTGLGGGVTADMGGDADSESDAPTSDAAPTTDDTEPTPTAPASTGDDGVVADAEAETVPDDADPDPAPDPAEEDAVILDDGATEDDDGREHGEWPAADAEGSETANADTPADPGPVDDGTTVVSGDENWPEPQGDDEGFDAEPSDGAPTDVSFGGGLAPERADEAATNGEAGTEGGAVAGKQFVAAEAVEPVGEESPGETEFFCPNCGYAREAGGSSMRAGDICPDCHKGYIAERET is encoded by the coding sequence ATGGGACTCAGGTGCCTGCTGGGACACGAGTACGCGAACCGCGAGGTGGAGCGCGAACGGGAGGAGCGCGGCGACGAGGTGGTCGTCACGTATCGGACGGTCGAGACCTGTGACCGCTGTGGCGAGCGTCGGGTCGTCAGCGAGAACAAGGAGGTCCGACCGATCCGAAATCCTCGGAATGAGGACGTGACGACCGGACTCGGCGGCGGCGTGACGGCCGATATGGGGGGCGACGCGGATTCGGAGTCGGACGCGCCGACGAGCGACGCCGCTCCCACCACGGACGACACGGAGCCGACGCCGACCGCGCCGGCGTCGACAGGGGACGACGGCGTGGTGGCCGACGCGGAGGCCGAGACGGTCCCCGACGACGCGGACCCGGACCCCGCACCCGACCCCGCGGAGGAGGACGCCGTCATCCTCGACGACGGGGCGACCGAAGACGACGACGGCCGCGAACACGGCGAGTGGCCGGCCGCCGACGCCGAGGGGTCGGAGACCGCGAACGCCGACACACCGGCGGACCCAGGCCCCGTAGACGACGGGACGACCGTCGTCAGCGGCGACGAGAACTGGCCCGAACCGCAGGGCGACGACGAGGGGTTCGACGCCGAACCGAGCGACGGTGCCCCCACCGACGTGTCCTTCGGCGGCGGGTTGGCGCCCGAGCGAGCGGACGAAGCGGCGACGAACGGCGAGGCTGGAACGGAGGGCGGTGCCGTCGCAGGCAAGCAGTTCGTCGCCGCCGAGGCTGTCGAACCGGTCGGCGAGGAGTCCCCCGGCGAGACGGAGTTTTTCTGTCCGAACTGTGGCTACGCTCGCGAGGCCGGCGGGTCGTCGATGCGCGCCGGCGACATCTGCCCCGACTGCCACAAGGGGTACATCGCCGAACGCGAGACGTGA
- a CDS encoding DUF6432 family protein: MKAKREFRDRDEVEVAVLDALVDRGGDGMTVFELRAAVDVDIDTLEAALGELKADSLIAVERDDGRTVVLPDDRVVPDPTETPDDEEGLFDAIRDRLGL, encoded by the coding sequence ATGAAGGCCAAACGGGAGTTCCGCGACCGCGACGAGGTCGAAGTGGCCGTCCTCGATGCGCTGGTCGACCGTGGTGGCGACGGAATGACCGTCTTCGAACTCCGTGCAGCCGTCGACGTGGATATCGACACGCTCGAAGCCGCACTCGGGGAGTTGAAAGCGGACTCGCTCATCGCCGTCGAACGAGACGACGGGCGGACGGTCGTCCTCCCCGACGACCGCGTAGTGCCCGATCCGACCGAGACACCGGACGACGAGGAGGGACTGTTCGACGCGATCCGTGACCGCCTCGGCCTCTGA
- the ygfZ gene encoding CAF17-like 4Fe-4S cluster assembly/insertion protein YgfZ produces MQRDGGRHAGYGAEFETRGGRTVVAHYGRPERTHLAVRNGVGVIEMGYGVVVVEGSDAVDFVDNAVSNRVPAADGEGCYALLLDPQGGIETDLYVYNAGERLLCFTPPDRADPLADDWGEKVFIQNVAIRDASAEFAVFGVHGPTSTETVATLLAGASVPEEPLTFVRGSIADAGVTVVSTDDPTGETGYEVICRADDADDVWDSLLTRGTPTTPVGYRTWNSLTLEAGTPLFDTELVGRIPNVAGVRNALDFEKGCYVGQEVVSRVENQGRPSKRLVGLLVDAVPDSGAAVFDGDASVGDVTRGVESPSLDRPIALAYVESAALRSAASRAQSGESAVLDDGSDPPLTVRIGGDDVAAATTSLPSVEGSGRSGRLPDYDSD; encoded by the coding sequence ATGCAACGCGATGGGGGTCGTCACGCCGGCTACGGCGCCGAGTTCGAGACGCGCGGCGGACGGACGGTGGTCGCTCACTACGGTCGCCCCGAGCGCACCCACCTCGCCGTCCGCAACGGCGTCGGCGTCATCGAGATGGGCTACGGCGTCGTCGTCGTCGAGGGAAGCGACGCCGTCGACTTCGTCGACAACGCCGTCTCCAACCGTGTCCCCGCCGCCGACGGCGAGGGCTGTTACGCGCTCCTCCTCGACCCACAGGGCGGCATCGAAACCGACCTCTACGTCTACAACGCGGGCGAGCGCCTGCTCTGTTTCACGCCGCCGGACCGGGCCGACCCCCTCGCCGACGACTGGGGCGAGAAGGTGTTCATCCAGAACGTGGCGATCCGCGACGCCTCCGCTGAGTTCGCCGTCTTCGGGGTTCACGGCCCCACGTCGACGGAGACGGTGGCGACGCTGCTCGCCGGCGCGAGCGTTCCCGAGGAGCCCCTCACGTTCGTTCGCGGCTCCATCGCCGACGCGGGCGTTACCGTCGTCTCGACGGACGATCCGACCGGCGAGACGGGCTACGAGGTGATCTGCCGCGCCGACGACGCCGACGACGTGTGGGACTCCCTGCTCACCCGCGGAACGCCGACGACGCCAGTCGGCTACCGCACCTGGAACAGCCTCACTCTCGAAGCCGGCACCCCTCTCTTCGACACCGAACTCGTCGGCCGGATTCCGAACGTCGCCGGCGTCCGCAACGCACTCGACTTCGAGAAGGGCTGTTACGTCGGGCAGGAAGTCGTTTCCCGCGTCGAGAATCAGGGTCGGCCGAGCAAGCGGTTGGTCGGGCTTCTGGTCGACGCCGTACCCGACTCCGGGGCGGCCGTCTTCGACGGCGACGCGAGCGTCGGCGACGTGACCCGTGGCGTCGAGAGCCCGTCGCTCGACCGTCCCATCGCGCTCGCGTACGTGGAGAGCGCGGCGCTACGCTCCGCGGCCAGTCGGGCGCAGTCCGGCGAGAGCGCGGTGCTTGACGACGGCTCCGACCCGCCGCTCACCGTCCGCATCGGCGGGGACGACGTCGCTGCCGCCACTACCTCGCTCCCCTCCGTCGAGGGGAGTGGACGGTCGGGGCGGCTCCCCGATTACGACTCCGACTGA
- a CDS encoding geranylgeranyl reductase family protein, giving the protein MYDFVVVGVGPAGARVARRAAAAGYDVLALEKGTVGTPLACSGHVSTDVWDFVPEASRADLLQNRVYGANFRLGGPDSRSYPFYKSTEVSNVIDRVELDRTLADAARAAGADVREGHTVVGVDERPDGVTVTARADGETLTFETRLVAGCDGPVSRVRREIGLPEPAETLHGVLAFDGTPDNGDFVDVHLTVPRFFAWRIPRGDAGVEYGLAAPPGTDVTGRFEELTDAYGAETTHRCSGAIPIGPPARVTGDRTFLVGDAAAQTKPFTGGGILYGMTAADHAVDAVDPDDPSTLDTYERAWRDDLRREIRLGHAIRRAYSLPDPIQRLGLWALDGEIGVHMDRPSSFFSAEHLRALVGSLWPGAGNEPDRPQSES; this is encoded by the coding sequence ATGTACGACTTCGTCGTAGTCGGCGTCGGCCCCGCCGGTGCGCGCGTCGCCCGCCGAGCCGCCGCCGCCGGATACGACGTGCTCGCCCTGGAGAAGGGGACGGTCGGAACCCCACTTGCCTGCTCCGGCCACGTCAGTACGGACGTGTGGGACTTCGTGCCCGAGGCGTCGAGAGCGGACCTGCTCCAGAACCGGGTGTACGGCGCGAACTTCCGGCTCGGCGGCCCCGACTCGCGATCCTACCCCTTCTACAAGTCGACCGAGGTGTCGAACGTGATCGACCGCGTCGAACTCGACCGGACCCTCGCCGACGCGGCACGGGCGGCGGGCGCCGACGTGCGCGAGGGGCATACGGTCGTCGGCGTCGACGAACGGCCGGATGGCGTGACGGTGACCGCCCGCGCCGACGGCGAGACGCTGACGTTCGAGACGCGACTGGTCGCCGGCTGTGACGGCCCCGTCTCGCGGGTGCGCCGCGAGATCGGCCTTCCGGAGCCGGCCGAGACCCTCCACGGCGTCCTCGCGTTCGACGGGACGCCCGACAACGGCGACTTCGTCGACGTGCATCTGACGGTGCCGCGCTTTTTCGCGTGGCGAATCCCCCGGGGCGATGCGGGGGTCGAATACGGCCTCGCGGCGCCGCCGGGTACCGACGTGACCGGGCGGTTCGAGGAACTGACCGACGCCTACGGCGCCGAGACGACCCACCGGTGCTCGGGCGCCATCCCCATCGGCCCGCCGGCGCGAGTGACGGGCGACCGCACGTTCCTCGTCGGCGACGCCGCCGCCCAGACCAAACCCTTCACCGGCGGCGGCATCCTCTACGGTATGACGGCCGCGGACCACGCCGTCGACGCCGTCGATCCGGACGACCCGTCGACGCTCGACACCTACGAACGCGCGTGGCGAGACGACTTGCGCCGGGAGATACGGTTGGGGCACGCCATCCGCCGGGCGTACTCGCTGCCCGATCCGATCCAGCGGCTGGGACTGTGGGCGCTCGACGGCGAAATCGGGGTGCATATGGACCGTCCCAGTTCCTTCTTTTCGGCCGAGCACCTGCGGGCGCTGGTGGGGAGTCTGTGGCCGGGCGCCGGGAACGAGCCGGACCGCCCTCAGTCGGAGTCGTAA
- a CDS encoding PrsW family intramembrane metalloprotease yields MSRRRDPVEERARDGTDLYDIATWERRGPLDAVSAGLYRLLVASTRLFVVGVALLILVGIGGLSAITDPQIGALTLLSALPALALAIYVRRTDVTSGEPLSVLVATFLLGVLTANFAAVLNSVTRPYFSVLGFVGNALFFFLIVGPIEETVKLLAVRLYAYGTDHFGAVVDGAVYGAVAGLGFATIENALYITQNLDAPMASGLGLIGAGGGITAIRALAGPGHVIYSAFAGYYLGLAKFNPENRGPIIIKGLLIAALIHATYNTTVGIGSAVIGLSTGLSQLPSFLIYVLIYDGVFGFILFRKIRRYSRTYSEVHEEEDAKESAIEAELTEFES; encoded by the coding sequence ATGTCGCGTAGACGGGACCCGGTCGAGGAACGCGCCCGCGACGGGACCGACCTCTACGACATCGCGACGTGGGAACGACGCGGGCCGCTCGACGCCGTGTCCGCCGGGCTCTATCGGCTGCTCGTCGCCTCGACCCGGCTGTTCGTCGTCGGCGTCGCCCTCCTGATCCTCGTCGGCATCGGCGGTCTGAGCGCCATCACAGACCCACAGATCGGGGCACTGACGCTTCTCTCGGCGCTGCCGGCGCTCGCACTCGCCATCTACGTCCGCCGGACCGACGTAACCAGCGGCGAACCCCTCTCGGTTCTGGTCGCCACGTTCCTCCTCGGCGTCCTCACCGCCAACTTCGCGGCGGTGCTCAACTCGGTCACCCGGCCTTACTTCTCCGTTCTCGGATTCGTCGGTAACGCGCTCTTTTTCTTCCTGATCGTCGGCCCCATCGAGGAGACGGTGAAGCTTCTCGCGGTTCGGCTGTACGCCTACGGCACCGACCACTTCGGCGCCGTCGTCGACGGCGCGGTGTACGGCGCCGTCGCCGGCCTCGGCTTCGCCACCATCGAGAACGCCCTCTACATCACGCAGAACCTCGACGCGCCGATGGCGAGTGGCCTCGGCCTCATCGGTGCCGGAGGCGGTATCACCGCCATCCGTGCCCTCGCCGGCCCGGGTCACGTCATCTACTCCGCCTTCGCCGGCTACTACCTCGGCCTCGCGAAATTCAACCCCGAGAACCGCGGACCGATCATCATCAAGGGCCTCCTGATCGCCGCGCTCATCCACGCCACCTACAACACCACCGTCGGCATCGGTTCGGCGGTCATCGGCCTCTCGACCGGCCTCTCGCAGCTTCCGTCCTTCCTGATCTACGTCCTCATCTACGACGGCGTCTTCGGATTCATCCTCTTCCGGAAAATCCGGCGGTAC